One window of Armatimonadota bacterium genomic DNA carries:
- a CDS encoding nitrate/sulfonate/bicarbonate ABC transporter ATP-binding protein: MQTTQASTILLRADNVTKYYGDPSKRIEVLRNVCMQVREGEIVVILGPSGSGKSTLLRMLAGLSQPSEGAVRFREEVQTGPNSQIAIVFQTFALFPWLSVYQNVEVGLLNTDLSETRRRRRILKAIDTIGLDGFEDAYPKELSGGMRQRVGFARALVVQPEILFMDEPFSALDVLTAENLKKELLSLWYTKQIPTKAIVLVTHNIDEAVTMGDRLLVMGHDPGTVRVDMPGLPREERAKEHPEHVRMVDYLYSVMTNPTEAAPPFRPEAPQPAAEAKPLRAYQMLPHVAVGQVTGLVERLHLGKDREDIYVVGRDLNMEVDDLLPLVQAIDMLGLGDIDEGDVYLMPAGVRFAEADVLERKQIFREQTSGTIQLLRDIVERIPQASHGRLKRDDVLKTLKTFFGEDEAERQLDTAIDWGRYAELFAYDDHEGVFETEAEEYTSPADTEAEEE; this comes from the coding sequence ATGCAGACAACACAGGCAAGCACAATTCTGTTGCGTGCGGACAACGTGACGAAGTATTACGGCGATCCGTCCAAGCGGATCGAGGTGCTTCGCAACGTGTGCATGCAGGTGCGCGAGGGCGAAATCGTCGTCATCCTGGGACCGTCCGGTTCCGGCAAATCCACGCTCCTGAGGATGCTGGCGGGGCTGTCCCAGCCGTCGGAAGGCGCCGTCAGGTTCCGCGAGGAGGTCCAGACGGGGCCGAACTCGCAGATCGCCATCGTGTTCCAGACGTTCGCGCTGTTTCCCTGGCTCTCCGTGTACCAGAACGTTGAGGTCGGGCTCCTCAACACGGACCTGTCCGAAACCCGGCGGCGGCGGCGCATCCTGAAGGCGATCGACACCATCGGCCTCGACGGTTTCGAGGACGCCTATCCCAAGGAACTATCGGGCGGCATGCGGCAGCGCGTGGGGTTCGCGCGCGCTCTGGTCGTTCAGCCCGAAATCCTGTTTATGGACGAGCCGTTTTCGGCGCTTGACGTGCTGACTGCGGAGAACCTGAAGAAGGAACTGCTGTCCCTCTGGTACACCAAGCAGATCCCTACCAAAGCCATCGTCCTCGTGACGCATAACATCGATGAAGCGGTCACGATGGGCGATCGCTTGCTGGTGATGGGACACGATCCCGGCACGGTACGCGTGGACATGCCCGGCCTCCCGCGAGAGGAGCGGGCGAAGGAACACCCGGAGCATGTGCGAATGGTCGATTACCTCTACAGCGTGATGACCAACCCCACGGAAGCCGCACCGCCGTTCCGTCCGGAAGCCCCGCAACCCGCGGCGGAGGCCAAACCGCTCCGCGCGTATCAGATGCTGCCTCACGTGGCGGTCGGCCAGGTGACGGGCTTGGTCGAACGCCTGCACCTCGGAAAGGACCGCGAGGACATCTACGTCGTTGGCCGCGACCTCAACATGGAGGTCGACGACCTGTTGCCGTTGGTCCAGGCGATCGACATGCTGGGACTGGGCGACATCGACGAGGGCGACGTCTACCTGATGCCGGCCGGAGTCCGTTTCGCAGAGGCCGACGTTCTGGAGCGCAAGCAGATCTTCCGCGAGCAAACGAGCGGCACTATCCAACTGCTGCGCGATATCGTCGAACGTATCCCGCAGGCGTCGCATGGGAGGCTGAAGCGCGACGACGTGCTGAAGACCCTCAAGACGTTCTTCGGCGAGGACGAGGCGGAGCGCCAATTGGACACCGCGATCGATTGGGGCCGCTACGCGGAGTTGTTCGCTTACGACGACCATGAAGGGGTCTTCGAAACGGAAGCGGAGGAATACACGTCTCCCGCTGACACCGAGGCGGAGGAGGAGTGA